ATTAATGGAACCCGGACATTGCTTCGGCTAATCGGCTCCGCAAACGGTCGGCCTCCGGGCCGCACCCGCTGCGCTGTTTAATCAGTATCATCGACACTTCGGCAAACGATTGAAATATACGCAATAATTGTGGCTGGGGAAGGCTGATTAATTCAGGCGCTTCGTCAGCCACTTTCTTTTTCATGTATTCAAGCGCCCATACGACGTCTTCCCGGCACAAGGGGTACTCGGGCCCTAATATCCGGTTTATTCGTTGATGCGACGGATGAGGCTCGCGGTTTGGAGCCATAAAGGTCACTCCTCGGCTTAAATGGTCATTTAACGGTATTATCATCTCTACGCAATTTGAACTTTTTTATACCCGAAGTTTTGAGAAAATGGTATGATAGTTTAACATATGTCCAAATTTAAGTGGAAAATGAGAAGGTGTCTGTAGACGATGGAGGACAAGCGTCAAACGCATATCGTGCTTGTCGGATTTCCGGGCACGGGAAAATCGACGGTAAGCGGGCTGCTTGCTAAACGGTTGGAATGTGAAAAAGTCGATGTCGACGAAGAGATCGAACGCATAGCCGGAAAGCGAATTGCGGATATTTTTGCAGAGAAGGGCGAAACCGCCTTTCGGGCACAAGAGACGGAAGCGCTTGCGGCCGTGCTCGACAGACAAGAGCGGCAAGTAGTCGCGACCGGCGGTGGTGCCGTACTTGCCGAGGCTAACCGTGAACTCATGCTGAATCGGGGGTTTGTGGTTGCATTGAAGGCCGATGCCGAGATGATTATTGCGCGCGTCAGCCAGGATACCGCACGTCCGCTGCTGCAGGGAGACGTCCGGGCAAGAGTAAACAAGCTGCTGGAAGAACGAAAGCATGCCTACGATTTTGCCCATTTATCGATCGATACGACCGCCATGAGCGCCAAAGAAGTGACAGATCTTATTTATACTCGTCTGCCTTGGCATTGATTGATAATAATGTAGCCATCATATATAAAGGAGAAACGATTCGACAATGGATGTTCGCGTAATTCCCACACCTAAACTGCACGGCGAAATTCAAGCGCTCTCTTCCAAGAATTATACGACCCGTTACCTGCTGGTTGCGGCTTTGGCTGAGGGCACGAGCACGATTTATTACCCGGCCCATAGTGAGGATAGCGACGCAATGCGCCGGTGCATCCGCGATTTGGGGGCAGTTATTGAAGAGGATGACGAGAAGATCGTCATTACCGGCTTCGGACGAAGCCCCAAGGATGTGAAAGAGCTTGATGTCGGGAATGCCGGAGCGGTGCTCCGCTTCCTGATGGCTATAGCCGCACTTTGTCCCGATGTGACATTCATTAACCGCTATCCCGATTCGCTCGGCAAACGTCCGCACGATGATTTGATCGATGCGCTCGGACAGCTCGGAGTCGAAGTCGACCATGATAACGGCCGTCTTCCAATTACCATTCGCGGAGGTAAGCCGAGCGGCGGAAAAATCTGCGTCTCCGGAAGCGTCAGCTCCCAATATTTGAGCGCTTTGTTGTTTCTCACGCCTCTGCTTGAGCAGGACAGCGAGATCGAAGTGCTTAATGATCTGAAATCGAAAGTCGTAGTCGGCCAGACACTCGAAGTATTGGAACAGGCCGGAATTATAATCGAGGCTAGCGAGGACCTCATGCATTTCCGTGTGCCTGGACGTCAGCGGTATGAGGCGAAGAAGTATGTCGTTCAAGGGGATTACCCTGGATCCGCTGCAATTCTGGCGGCGGCGGCGGTGACGAATTCCGATGTTACTCTGCACCGGCTGGAAGAGAAAAGCAAGCAGGGTGAGCGCGCTATCGTTGACGTGCTCCGCATGATGGAAGTCCCACTAACGCACGAGAACGGCACGATCCGGGTACAGGGTAACGGCAAGCTGAAGGCGCTCGAATTCGACGGGGACAAAGCGACAGACGCCGTGCTTGCCATGGTCGCAGCAGCCGTGTTTGCCGACGGAACTTCCCGTTTCTATGATGTAGAGAATTTGCGCTATAAGGAGTGCGACCGCATTACCGATTATTTGAACGAGCTTCGCAAGGCCGGCGCGAACGTAGAAGAGCGTCAAAGCGAAATTATCGTTCACGGCCGTCCCGAAGGAGTGGAGGGGGGCGTCGAAATTAACGCTCACTATGACCATCGGGTTATAATGGCGCTCACTGTCGTCGGCTTGCGCGCCAAACAACCGCTCCGGATTCGCGACGCCCACCACGTGGCCAAATCGTACCCGCAATATTTTGATCACTTAAAGGCCTTGGGCGCCAATGTCGAGTGGATTGAATAGAATTTCAGTGAGAGAGGGGATGCACGGTTATGGCATTTCAAAACCCGTCGAGGGAAGAAATCAAACGCATTTTGGAGCAGTCGAATACTATTGCGGTCGTCGGACTCTCCGATAAACCCGAGCGCACGTCATACATGGTCTCGGAGGCGATGCAGGCCAAAGGGTACCGTATCATTCCGGTTAACCCTAATGCCGATTCTATTCTCGGTGAAAAAAGCTACCCTTCTCTAAAAGACATTCCGGAAAAGGTTGACCTTGTAAATGTGTTCCGGCGCAGCGAGCATACACCCGAGGTCGCGGAGGAAGCAGCGGCGATCGGCGCCTCGGCAATTTGGCTGCAGCTCGGCGTTTACAATGAAGTAACAGCGGAAATCGCAGGCCGAGGAGGCTTGCAGGTCATTATGGACCGCTGTATAAAGGTTGAGGATTCGATACTACTGCCGCATGGAAAATCCAAAAAATAACCATAATTTATGCTTCGAGAACTTTTCATAAAAAACGCTTGTCTCTCCAACAATAAGAAAGGTTCCTTTAGACTGACCAGTCTTAGGAAAACCGACATCTTACAATTCCAAGGAGGACAACCAGTGAGCATGATTTCGCAAGGCGGGTTCCAGAACCAGCAGTTCGGCGGTCAGCAAGCACAAGCGAACAGATACCAACCGCTCGGTTTCGTGCAAGCGCAATACCAAGGCGGCATCAGAAAACAAAACGCAGGTCCGGTTATTTCCCATGTTGGCTTCTCTGCAGGCCAACAACAAAACGCTTCTCAATTCGCAAACCAAGGTTTTGCGCAAAACAGATCGTTTGTCGGCAGCCAGCAGCAGAATTTTGCTCAACCGGTTATCGCTCATGCCGGTTACACGGCAGGCCAAGGCAACCAATCTGCACCTGTCATTGCTCATGCAGGTTCAACGGCTGCCCAATTCGGACAACATCAATCCGGATTTGGCGCAAGCGCGCAAAGCTTTAACCAGTTCTCGCAAGCCGGTGGGCAATCCAACCCGGTTTACCAGGCTACGAACGCGGCTGCACAAGATGGCCCGGTTCTTGCTAAGCTTGGTTATACTGCAGGCCAGCAGCAGCAAGCTGGATTTGGCGCAAGCACGCAAAGCTTTAACCAATTCTCGCAAGCCGGTCAACAATCGAACCCGGTATATCAAGCTACGAACGCTTCTGCACAGGATGGTCCTGTACTTGCCAAAGTTGGCTATACTGCAGGTCAACAATTCGGACAGCGTTTCTAGAAAACAGGTTGGAGCGGTATGAAGAGCGAGGCGGCGGACCGTTAGGTCCGCCGTTTTCTTTTGACAAAGTCCAGTCAAAGGCTTACCATCAACATTAGAGAAAGCCCAACGCTGTAGGGTAAAGGGGGAATGCGAATGAACATAATGGGTCATTTGCAGCAGCTTGGCAGGTCGTTGATGCTGCCTACCATTGTGCTGCCGGGAGCCGCAATATTTCTCAGCTTGAGTACTTTACCTTGGGCGTCTATAGGTCTTCCGGGCATGCAGTCGCATCTTCATACAGCAGGAGAAGCGCTTTTCAGTTTTCTCCCATACTTATTCGCCTTCGGCGTTGCCATGGGTATGACAAGCAATGCCGGCGCCGCCGGTCTGGCGGCTTTGGCCGGCATGTTCATTTATACAGGGATTATTAACGCCAGTCATTACGAGCTTGAACCGACAGTTTTCACTGGTGTTATCATAGGGCTTGTAACCAGCATGTTCAACGAGCGGTTCAAGTCGATCAAGTTCCCGGAATATATCCAGTTTTTTGGCGGTCCCCGGTTTATACCGCTTGTTGTCAGCCTGTTTTCCGCCCTGTGGGCGATCTTAATGGTGCAGCTGGCGCCAAGCCTGCACAACGGATTGATGGCGCTTGGCGATATTGTATCGTCAGGTGGCGGATTCGGTGTTTTTCTGTTCGGGTTCGTGCTACGCATATTAGTAGTTTTCGGCCTTCATCATCTCGTGAGCCATGTGTTCTGGTTCCAGGTGGGTGGGTACGAGCTGCCGGACGGTACGATGCTCTTCGGTGATTTGCCGCGGTTTTTCGCCGGAGATCCGACTGCGGGCGCATTTATGGCGGGTCTCTATCCGACAATGATGTTTGCTCTCCCTGCTATAGCATTTGCGATTATTCATGAAGCGCGGGAGGATCTGAAGCCTAAAATCCGCAAGACATTTCTGACAGCGGCGCTTGCTTCCTTTCTGACCGGGGTGACGGAGCCGATCGAATTCGCGTTTTTGTTCGTAGCTCCGTATTTGTTTGTTGTTCATGCGCTGCTCTCGGGACTGATGATGTGGTTTACTTACGAGCTTGGAATCCGCGCCGGCTTCTCTTTCTCTGCCGGAGCGATCGATTTTCTCATAAACGAGCATCTTGCTACAAAAGGCTGGCTCCTGCTGCCGATCGGACTCGTCTTCGGCCTTATTTATTATGTTCTGTTCCGTTGGGCCATCCGCCGTTTCCGTATTCCGACACCAGGCCGCGAGGAAGGCTCGCAGCTGGATGAATGGGCCGGCGACATTCCATACCGGGCACCTCTTATTCTGCAGGCCATCGGCGGCAAGGAGAATATCCAGCAGATGGAGGCTTGCATCACCCGTCTTCGTTTAAAGGTGGTCAGCGACAAACTCATAGACAGCAGTGCGCTCAAGCATCTTGGTGCGGCCGGGGTTATCCGGCTCGGAGGAGGCAATGTGCAGATCGTCTTCGGCACCTATTCCGAGCTGATCAGAGAAGAGATGGACAAGGCCATTCGAAGGGACCTTTCAAGGGTCTTGTTCAGCTCTCCGGTCCAGGGCCGGATGATTCCGCTGAGCGAAGTGCCTGATCCAATCTTCGCCGGGAAACTCGTGGGCGAGGGGGTCGCTTTTATGCCGGAAAAAGGAGAGCTCGTCTCACCTGTCAAGGGGAAAGTCATTCACATTTATCCTTCTATGCATGCAATCGGCATTCGCACGCCGGAAGGATTGGATGTACTGCTGCACATCGGCATAGATACCTCGCAGTTAAAAGGAAAAGGGTTTAAGGCCGTCGTCAAGGAAGGAGACCAGGTGAACCCTGGGCAGCTGTTGATCACATTCGATTTACAGCAGATCCGCAAGGATAGTAAATCGCTGGCAACGCCGATGGTTATTACGAACTCCGACAGGGTTCGCTCGTGGAGCTTTGCGCCGTTTAAAGGCGTGAAACGGGGTCAAGCATCGGTAATGTCGGTCGTTTTGAAAGAGAGAAGCGGTGGAGGGGATACGGCGTGATTCAAGGAATTGGAGCATCATCGGGCATCGCGATCGGAAAGGCTTTTGTACTGCCGAATTGGGAGTGGGATTTACCGGAGCAAAAGATCGACGTTGCCGATTTGGCGCGCGAGTTCGACCGTTTATATGAAGGCATCCGCACATCGAAAGTGGAAATCGAGCAGATGAAAGACGAACTGCGCGAGGTGGTCGGGACAGAGGAAAGCTATATTTTCGACGCTCATCTGGCAATACTGGACGATCCGGTATTCATGAACGAAATACAGGGCATTATTCAACGTCAATATAAAGCGGCCGAAGTGGCCGTGAAGGAAGCGATTGATCATTTCGTCACGATGTTCGATCTGCTTGACGATGAATATATGAAGGAACGGGCTCTTGACATTAAAGATGTAGGCAACCGCCTTCTCAAGCATCTTCTCGGCGCCCCGGAAATAACGCTGCCTTCCGATACGCAGCCCTTTATTCTCGTGGCCAAAGAACTCTCGCCTTCGCAGCTGGCGCACTTAAACCCCAATCATGTGTTTGGTATTGCGACGCTTGTCGGAAGCACCACCTCTCATTCCTCAATCATGGCCAGAGCGCTGGGAATTCCTCTGGTTGTCGGATTGGAATCGAAGCTCGAGGAGCCTATTCAAACCGGTGATATGCTTATCGTAGACGGTGATACGGGCATTGTGCACTTGCACCCCGAAGACTCGTTAGTGAAGCAGTATACCGAGCTGCAGAAACGCCAGTATGAAGCGAATCAAAGGCTTAAGGGCATTGTCAGCGTCAAGCCTGTCACTGAAGACGGGAAAGAGATCGAGCTTGCCGCGAATATCAGTTCCCTTAAGGAACTGGATGTAGCGCTTGCCAGCGGAACGAACGGCGTCGGGCTCTTCCGCACCGAATTTCTTTACATGGACAGAAGCCGTCTCCCGAAAGAAGAGGAGCAGTACGAGGTGTATCGAAGCGTTGCCGAGAAGCTCGGCGGCTGTCCGCTCATTATCCGCACGCTCGATATCGGCGGTGACAAGCATCTCGACTATTTCGAGCTGCCTGAAGAAGATAACCCGTTTCTTGGCTACCGGGCGATTCGTATATGTCTGGACAAAACCGACTTGTTCAAAACGCAGCTTCGGGCCATCCTTCGGGCAAGCAGCTTCGGAAAGGTGAAAATCATGTATCCTCTCATCTCTTCCCTGGAAGAGGTGAAAGCAGCTAATGCCCTCCTGGAGGAAGCAAAGCAGGAGCTGACGGCGGAAGGGCATTCCTTCGATGAGAATATCGAAGTCGGCATAATGATAGAACTGCCGGCGGCGGTTATGATTGCGGACATACTTGCGGAAGAGGTCGATTTCTTCAGTATCGGCACCAACGATCTGGTTCAATTTACCCTCGCAGTTGATCGAATGAACGATCAAATTTCTCATTTGTATGAGCCCTATCACCCGGCTGTTCTGAGAATGCTGAAGATGACGGTTGAAGCGGCGAAGCGCGGCGGTATACATGTCGGCGTATGCGGAGAGCTTGCAGGCGATCTGAGAGCGCTGCCGCTCTGGCTTGCGCTTGATGTCGATGAGCTGAGCATGTCGGCGCATGCCATTCTGCCCATAAAAGAACGGCTGCTTTGCCTTAAGCAGCAAGCCAGCCGTTCGATGTTCGAGAAGCTTTTGAAGTGCAAAACCAGCAAAAGCATTCACGAGATGCTGGCAGCCTTTCAAAACGACCAATCCAGCGATATGGATGTGAAGTCCACCGCATTCAGGACCTCTTAAGCTTAGCCTATGCTTCGGACCGGCTAACTAAAGACCGCGAAGCGCTTCGACGAACGCTTTGCCGTATGGCGGCAAATCCGGCGGCCGGCGCGACGATATCAAGTGGCCGTCGACGACAACCGGCTCGTCGATCCAGGTTGCTCCCGCGTTCTCCATATCGTCCCGAATACCCGGTGTCGACGTCACATTGCGGCCGTTCAATATTTTCGCTGAGATCAGCACCCAGCCGGCATGGCAAATTTGTCCGATCGGCTTGCGTGCGGCGTCCAGATCTTTTACAAGCTGGAGCACCTGCGGGTATCGCCGCAGCTTGTCCGGCGCCCAGCCTCCGGGTACGAGAAGTCCGTCAACTGCGGCGCTGTCCACCTCGTCGAAGGATATGTCGGCTTTGGCGGGAACGCCGTATTTACCGATATGAGTGCGGTTTTTCTCGGGCCCTGCGAAGAGGACGGTCGCGCCTTCTTCCCTGACGCGGTAAACCGGATACCAAAGCTCTAAATCTTCGAATTCGTCGTCGAGCAGACAGATTACTGTCTTGCCTTGCAGCGTCATTGTCTTCACCCTCCTGAAACATCAGTTTTTCGAAGTAAACTTCGAAAGCAATGAATTTATTAGAAAATAAATGATCTTAATTATTGTATCGAAGGTGAACCGATGAAGCAAACGAAATCGGCTGCGGGAGAAATCGAGCAGCGTCGCCGAAGCTGGTTGTACGCTATTCCTGCGGTTATAGTAATGGCTGTCATTTTTATTTTTTCCGCACAGACCGGGGATGAGCTAAATACTTTCTTACCCTGGTTCCGGGAATTGTTTCCCGGCATGACCAATTTCGATTGGGGACATTTCATCGCTTATTTTCTGCTGGCTCTGGCCATTGATTTCGGCTTCGGAAGCAAAGCGGACAGCTGGAAGTACAAGGTTCTTATCGTCGCGCTGTGCGGCTTGTATGGGGTGACTGATGAATTCCACCAATCGTTTGTCGGGGGACGAACGCCGGATATTCATGACATACGAAACGATTGTATCGGCGGAGCGCTGGCCATGCTTGTCATTGCGGTTCCTGCGGTCCGGAAATGGTGGCGGAAGCTCACATCCTGACCAAAGAATGCAAAAATTACAAGATAACATGAAGAAGGACTTCAAATGAACTAAGTCGAATACCTTATCATTGGGCGCTGTCTTTATGCTTTCAGACTGAGCGCAGGCCGCTGCTATGAGAAGGAGTGACTATTTTGCATAAACGTTGTCCTTGCGGCGA
This is a stretch of genomic DNA from Paenibacillus sp. sptzw28. It encodes these proteins:
- a CDS encoding VanZ family protein, whose product is MKQTKSAAGEIEQRRRSWLYAIPAVIVMAVIFIFSAQTGDELNTFLPWFRELFPGMTNFDWGHFIAYFLLALAIDFGFGSKADSWKYKVLIVALCGLYGVTDEFHQSFVGGRTPDIHDIRNDCIGGALAMLVIAVPAVRKWWRKLTS
- a CDS encoding type 1 glutamine amidotransferase domain-containing protein, which encodes MTLQGKTVICLLDDEFEDLELWYPVYRVREEGATVLFAGPEKNRTHIGKYGVPAKADISFDEVDSAAVDGLLVPGGWAPDKLRRYPQVLQLVKDLDAARKPIGQICHAGWVLISAKILNGRNVTSTPGIRDDMENAGATWIDEPVVVDGHLISSRRPPDLPPYGKAFVEALRGL
- a CDS encoding CoA-binding protein, yielding MAFQNPSREEIKRILEQSNTIAVVGLSDKPERTSYMVSEAMQAKGYRIIPVNPNADSILGEKSYPSLKDIPEKVDLVNVFRRSEHTPEVAEEAAAIGASAIWLQLGVYNEVTAEIAGRGGLQVIMDRCIKVEDSILLPHGKSKK
- the aroA gene encoding 3-phosphoshikimate 1-carboxyvinyltransferase — encoded protein: MDVRVIPTPKLHGEIQALSSKNYTTRYLLVAALAEGTSTIYYPAHSEDSDAMRRCIRDLGAVIEEDDEKIVITGFGRSPKDVKELDVGNAGAVLRFLMAIAALCPDVTFINRYPDSLGKRPHDDLIDALGQLGVEVDHDNGRLPITIRGGKPSGGKICVSGSVSSQYLSALLFLTPLLEQDSEIEVLNDLKSKVVVGQTLEVLEQAGIIIEASEDLMHFRVPGRQRYEAKKYVVQGDYPGSAAILAAAAVTNSDVTLHRLEEKSKQGERAIVDVLRMMEVPLTHENGTIRVQGNGKLKALEFDGDKATDAVLAMVAAAVFADGTSRFYDVENLRYKECDRITDYLNELRKAGANVEERQSEIIVHGRPEGVEGGVEINAHYDHRVIMALTVVGLRAKQPLRIRDAHHVAKSYPQYFDHLKALGANVEWIE
- a CDS encoding glucose PTS transporter subunit IIA produces the protein MNIMGHLQQLGRSLMLPTIVLPGAAIFLSLSTLPWASIGLPGMQSHLHTAGEALFSFLPYLFAFGVAMGMTSNAGAAGLAALAGMFIYTGIINASHYELEPTVFTGVIIGLVTSMFNERFKSIKFPEYIQFFGGPRFIPLVVSLFSALWAILMVQLAPSLHNGLMALGDIVSSGGGFGVFLFGFVLRILVVFGLHHLVSHVFWFQVGGYELPDGTMLFGDLPRFFAGDPTAGAFMAGLYPTMMFALPAIAFAIIHEAREDLKPKIRKTFLTAALASFLTGVTEPIEFAFLFVAPYLFVVHALLSGLMMWFTYELGIRAGFSFSAGAIDFLINEHLATKGWLLLPIGLVFGLIYYVLFRWAIRRFRIPTPGREEGSQLDEWAGDIPYRAPLILQAIGGKENIQQMEACITRLRLKVVSDKLIDSSALKHLGAAGVIRLGGGNVQIVFGTYSELIREEMDKAIRRDLSRVLFSSPVQGRMIPLSEVPDPIFAGKLVGEGVAFMPEKGELVSPVKGKVIHIYPSMHAIGIRTPEGLDVLLHIGIDTSQLKGKGFKAVVKEGDQVNPGQLLITFDLQQIRKDSKSLATPMVITNSDRVRSWSFAPFKGVKRGQASVMSVVLKERSGGGDTA
- a CDS encoding shikimate kinase — its product is MEDKRQTHIVLVGFPGTGKSTVSGLLAKRLECEKVDVDEEIERIAGKRIADIFAEKGETAFRAQETEALAAVLDRQERQVVATGGGAVLAEANRELMLNRGFVVALKADAEMIIARVSQDTARPLLQGDVRARVNKLLEERKHAYDFAHLSIDTTAMSAKEVTDLIYTRLPWH
- the ptsP gene encoding phosphoenolpyruvate--protein phosphotransferase, encoding MIQGIGASSGIAIGKAFVLPNWEWDLPEQKIDVADLAREFDRLYEGIRTSKVEIEQMKDELREVVGTEESYIFDAHLAILDDPVFMNEIQGIIQRQYKAAEVAVKEAIDHFVTMFDLLDDEYMKERALDIKDVGNRLLKHLLGAPEITLPSDTQPFILVAKELSPSQLAHLNPNHVFGIATLVGSTTSHSSIMARALGIPLVVGLESKLEEPIQTGDMLIVDGDTGIVHLHPEDSLVKQYTELQKRQYEANQRLKGIVSVKPVTEDGKEIELAANISSLKELDVALASGTNGVGLFRTEFLYMDRSRLPKEEEQYEVYRSVAEKLGGCPLIIRTLDIGGDKHLDYFELPEEDNPFLGYRAIRICLDKTDLFKTQLRAILRASSFGKVKIMYPLISSLEEVKAANALLEEAKQELTAEGHSFDENIEVGIMIELPAAVMIADILAEEVDFFSIGTNDLVQFTLAVDRMNDQISHLYEPYHPAVLRMLKMTVEAAKRGGIHVGVCGELAGDLRALPLWLALDVDELSMSAHAILPIKERLLCLKQQASRSMFEKLLKCKTSKSIHEMLAAFQNDQSSDMDVKSTAFRTS